CCCCGCAGTCAGCCGCCCGTCGATCGAAATTCCACGGGGAGCAGCGATTGAAGCGATAACTCCACCGCGACAGCAACATCAGCTGGAGCTGCCGGAGGAGGAAAAGTGCAAGGGAAAGCGGAAAGGCCAGTGCCAGAGCCAGACGAAATACTAAATATATAGTCGCTTTCGGAGATGGCGGGCCAAAAGTTCCAGTACGATGAGAGCGGCGGAACGTTCTACTACTTTGTGTTATCGTTCTTGGCGCTAATATTGATACCGACCACCATTTACTATTGGCCACGTAAAAAGAAAGAAGGTTagtgccgctgccgctgcccagCCGATGTTAATCGCACTCTCTCCGctctttactttttttttccgTAGTCCACCTGCAGCAGTGCGCgggtgtgtgagtgagtgaggGCCAGTAAGACATAGATTGCCCCCTTCCTCTCGCACTCCCTCTCCCGCTGCAAATGGACACGTTCCAATAAGCGATTCTAACAACGTCAGCTCAGCGTCGTCGTAGTGGTGAAAGCTGCGATTACCGCAAGTCGGGCTCTCTTCACTTCCCAATTGGGACAGCGCACTCTACGCTCCACGCGCGTTCATGCGTCGCGAAAGTCGCGATAATGCCACAGTCACCGTGACCGGCAGTCGGGATCGTGACTTATCGCGATCTTGAGGTCAAGCGTGTGAActttgcacacacacacactctggcTGCTCTCCCAAGATTTTCACTCTCGCGATATTTTCATTTCTGTAATGCTGGCATTCCCGGTAACAAGAACACTTAGTGGGTTCCTAATAATCGCTTGATCTTTGAAACAGTATTTTCGTTTCTTTGAATCCACTCAAAAACATGTAGAATGAACATTGAAACCCATTTGGAACTCGTCTCCCAAAAGTATATTTTCTAGAATTTGGATTTTTAGGGATTATTTCTTAACGGAAGCTGTACGTTTTATCCAAGAGATTTTGTATCTCAattaatattcttttaaaCCACTGTTCTAATCTAATCTGAATTTTAATCTAAAAGTCAAGTCGATTTCACCCTTTCCTACCCGATTTTCGTATCTTCACCTGCAGATCACGGCAAGCTAAACGAGGAATGCCAGTGCGCCGACTGCATCAAGAAGAAGGCCATTCTGGCCAGCGCCGAGCCGTACAGGGCTCTCACGTCATGGGCCATCAAGCTGACCATCGTGCTGGGTTGGGCCCTGCTGCTCTTCCTCACGTACCGCGTCTCGCAGTTCGACTACGAGATGGCCAGCTTCGATCCCTTCGAGATCCTGAACGTGCCGCCCACCTCGTCGCAGGCCGAGATCAAGAAGGCCTACTACCGGCTCTCCAAGGTGCTCCATCCCGACAAGGAGACGGGTGACGAGAAGTCCTTCATGATGCTGAGCAAGGCGTATCAGGCGCTGACCGACGAAGTGGCCAAGGAGAACTACGAAAAGTACGGTAATCCCGATGGACCGGGAGCCATGTCCTTCGGCATCGCCCTGCCCTCGTGGATTGTGGAGAAGGAGAACAGTGTTTGGGTCTTGGGTCTGTACGGTTTGGTCTTCATGGTGGCCATGCCCTCGGCGGTGGGCGTTTGGTGGTATCGATCCATTCGCTTCAGCGGCGACAAGGTGCTGCTGGACACCACCCAGATGTACTTCTACTTTATCCACAAGACGCCACACATGCTGCTCAAGCGTGCCCTTATGGTGCTGGCGGCCAGTTTGGAGTTTGACAAGCGCCACAACTCGCAGGTGCAGGAGCGCCAGTCGGACAACGATGAGGTGCCAGCGGTTAGTGTATTCTGCGATCTTTCCAACTAATTAGTTGCTAATGATATCCCCTTTTCCGATCCAGCTCATTCGGCAGCTACCCAACCTAAATGAGAAGTGCAAGGAGCATCCGCTGTGCCGCATGTACTCCATCAAGGCTCGCGCCATCCTGCATGCCCATCTCAGTCGCATGCCCCTCAATCCGGAAACTCTGGAGCGCGACCGCCAGTTTGTGGTAAAGAAGTGCCCTTATCTGGTTCAGGAGATGGTCTCCTGCGTCCATCAGTTGGTCATGATGGCCTATGCACGACGTGTGCCCCGCCTGCCCAGCATCGAAACGATCGAGAACTGCATGAAGATGTCGCCGATGATCATCCAGGGTCTGTGGGAGTTCAAGTCGCCGCTGCTGCAACTGCCCCACCTCACCGAGGACCACCTGTACTTCATGAACAAGAAGCGGCACGTCAAGAACCTGCAGCAATTCGCCCAGCTGAAGCCGGAGGAGAGTCGCCAGCTGTTGAAGAACCTTT
This window of the Drosophila biarmipes strain raj3 chromosome 3L, RU_DBia_V1.1, whole genome shotgun sequence genome carries:
- the LOC108028443 gene encoding translocation protein SEC63 homolog; this translates as MAGQKFQYDESGGTFYYFVLSFLALILIPTTIYYWPRKKKEDHGKLNEECQCADCIKKKAILASAEPYRALTSWAIKLTIVLGWALLLFLTYRVSQFDYEMASFDPFEILNVPPTSSQAEIKKAYYRLSKVLHPDKETGDEKSFMMLSKAYQALTDEVAKENYEKYGNPDGPGAMSFGIALPSWIVEKENSVWVLGLYGLVFMVAMPSAVGVWWYRSIRFSGDKVLLDTTQMYFYFIHKTPHMLLKRALMVLAASLEFDKRHNSQVQERQSDNDEVPALIRQLPNLNEKCKEHPLCRMYSIKARAILHAHLSRMPLNPETLERDRQFVVKKCPYLVQEMVSCVHQLVMMAYARRVPRLPSIETIENCMKMSPMIIQGLWEFKSPLLQLPHLTEDHLYFMNKKRHVKNLQQFAQLKPEESRQLLKNLSDFEYENTMKVLGKMPLIDFSIRCEVIDDENTNVVTAGAIVTVTVTLERKDMKSLFGDTKVPEKQGIKDEANEEAAGDEDEAAAAALPVKKASAWAKPRKGGKGKGGKKPAQNQKNNQKKVPAKAAATATNTASEDQAAAAGNSDAESEAGNAEGSDVESAAGSGSEDEEKGKNNSSLDDDDDEEWERLQAKLNKRERLEGKSRLSHTVHCPYFPEEKQEYWWTYICDRKSRTLLTAPYHVTNLVEKEEIQLKFTAPRWPGVYTFTVCLRSDSYLGMDQQQELKLDVQKAPAPPTDHPQWDLSESEPEHNDQQENLSDYTTDTSDEEDSD